In Brassica napus cultivar Da-Ae chromosome C2, Da-Ae, whole genome shotgun sequence, the sequence CTAAATAATGTTATAAACGAAGGATAGTAAATGTCAATGTTCGGTGTACCCAAACTTGACATTTTTGTGTTGTGGAGCACATCGTCACTATGCATGCAcagtaaattctattttttcacttctatataaacgatcgtttcgATCAATTGTAATACATCATCCcttctttttcttataacaTATTTTCTTCCATTATTACTGTTATCTTCTTTCtgcgggtataaaattttgccctatttaaaatttatcgatactataaaattataagttattttataataaataacaatataGAGGGAAACTGCAATACACGGATCCTAAGAAACACCAAGCTACATAGAAAATTATGAGCCATCACTTGATGATTACATTAATCCAGGTCAAAAACAAACTAGCTGACCAAAAATAGTGAAGAATCAAACTACTTGTTGGACTGTATTTGCATGCAGTACAAACATATTGCTAATGTACATGCAATTTGATTGCTATTTGTTCAAGTGTTAAAGCATGCATACATATGTACTAAATACAATactaattactaaaaaaattgtttgtttgtGCAGCTGAGAATCTTGGGTTCACATCCTACCCACAAGCTTATCTAAGCAAAAAGGCAAAAGGCAGAAACCTTTTGATTGGAGCTAACTTTGCCTCTGCAGCTTCTGGTTATTACGATGGCACAGCCAAGCTCTACGTTAGTACCATTTGTCACCATAATTTTCTGTATTATTATCACCTCTCTTTCTGTATTAACTGATTGTTTTTTGTCATGAAGAGTGCAATTTCATTGCCGCAACAGCTAGAACATTACAAAGACTACATAAGCCGAATCCAAGAAATCGCCGCTTCCAGCAATGCAAACGCCACTTCCATAATCTCAGATGGCATTTATGTCGTCAGCGCAGGGAGCAGTGACTTCATACAGAACTACTATATCAACCCTCTCCTCTACAAAGTTCAGTCACCTGATGATTTCTCCGATCTGCTTATCCTCTCCTACTCCAACTTCATTCAGGTTATCTATAAACTTCCTCCTTATCATCACTTTcatttatatgtttaatgtactTAATGGTTagtaatcttttatttttcttctagaATTTATATTCTTTAGGAGCAAGAAGGATAGGAGTGACTACACTTCCACCATTAGGATGTTTACCAGCGGCCATAACAGTGGCTGGTCCAAACGAGGGTGGATGCTCAGAGAGTCTTAACAACGACGCAATCTCCTTCAACACCAAACTCAATGCGACGTCACAGGACCTTAAGAGAAACCTCATTGGACTCAACTTGGTCGTCTTTGATATCTATCAGCCTCTCTATGATCTCGCCACAAGGCAATCCGATTTTGGTATTACAGAATGTGTTAATCATTAAACAATTTGATTATGAGTAACAGGATTAacatttgtgtgtttttttttaataatataatgttCAGGATTTGCAGAGGCAAGAAGAGCATGTTGTGGAACAGGATTGCTAGAGACATCGATACTGTGTAACCCTAAATCAGTAGGGACATGTACTAATGCAACTGAGTATGTATTTTGGGACGGGTTTCATCCAACAGAAGCTGCTAACAAGATTCTCTCAGACAATCTCTTGCTCTCTGGCATCTCTCTCATCTCCTAATGATccatctctctttcttctcgagaTCATTGTTGCTTTTGACTATGGCTTAAGATTTGTTACTTCCACTATGTGCTGTTGTTTTGCCCATTTGAATTTCAAGACAATCGAGATTTATCTAGAGACTCTGAATCTTCTCGTTCTgaaaatttgagtttttttcccTAATCTCTTTCTCTGGTTTACATTTTATCAGACAGTGTCTTAAGTGATCTATGACTATGAGAACACACAGGCAAGTTCTAACCTGAACATATGTCTGTTCAAAAGCTCACTGGGTCGGCGATTTCTTAAAGCTTGCGACTTCATGTGTCAATATGTGATGATGCCTTGGTTGACCATGAAAGACAGAGAAGATTGAGAACTTATAAGCGAAATATTCCCCATGAGTTAAGACCCTTCAACTGATCTACAATTGAGAAAGAAGAAATTATGAATTTAAGTCAATCTGACAGTTGAATGAAACTTTAAACAAGATCCAAGTCTATGGAACTGTAAGATCAATTGCAATATAAGAGTGTTCTGAGTTTCAGATTTCCAAAATCACCTGAAGTAAGGTATTTGAATGCAAACAAGTCTTACAATGCTTATGCTAGAGATGGAGACAAAAGCTTACTTGATATATCTTTGACAGCAATCATATAGTCTTTTAACATCAGCTGTGTTTACAGAGCAGTCCCCATTCATGCTTTCCTCCTTGCGAATATTCCAATTGTTCAACATCGACTCAATCTTTTGTATCTGTTATCACTAAAGGTCAAGAAAAGATCTGTGCAAGAATGTAAGATCAACAGAAACAGAGGAATATAAGAGTGGATACAGCAATCCTTCGCGCGCTTGACTTTCCCTGGGAAGGGAATGAGTTTAGAGACTCCTCTTTTGGATCTTCTTCTAGTTGGATATCAAGAAGATCATCTTCTATAATATCTGAGTTCCTTAGGAAAACCAATATGTACCGTCTCATACAAGATGCGTCTATCTCAGACTCATTAACTCTGGCAAGTAACCTAGCAATAACGCTCCAAAGAGCTCTTCTTGCTTCTACGTCATCCGAAGCAAATGGTAAAGTACTGAATAAACCTTCCAAGAAAGAAAAATCTGCTCCGTGCAGTAATCTTAGCATCAGTTGAACAAGCTAATCTATGCAAATGTCATGGATTAAAAAGTAATTAGTTTACCTTGCGATACTTCTTGAATGAAACTGACTGTTTCCGACAGAATATTTGCGACTAAAACTCCTGCAGTAACACAACATGCTGCCACCTACAGTGAAGTCGAGTTTGTTAAATTACAACTCAGTGGAAAAGCTCTTAtatcaaaaccaaaaactacCTCGGCTTTGGCCTGAAGTTTCATAAGATCACAGACTAAGTGAAAAAGTTGTTTGCTAGAGCAAATCTCTTTAGAATGAGTATCTGAAGCAGAAAGGGCTTCAACAGCTCGGAGAATCATTTCAAGAACGGAGTACCTGTAAAATCATACACAAGTGGTAAAGCATTACTAACACCTGATGACCCTTAAGATAGAGTTTCTATTAATTCCATTACCTTTCTGGAACTCTTTCTTTGATCAACTTGCTCATTTCGAAGGAAAAAAGATTGATCAACAGACTCGTCAAACCTAGAGTCATTAGTGGAGGGATCAGTAGCTTCCCAACCTCTGATTGATCTTCTAAGATAGCTAACAATAGCCCTACACTCTATTGAAAAAGAATGTAAATCATTTAAGCATAAGATTCACTGGTGCAAGTATGACTTGAGTTACAAGCACAAGTATCAGAAGTTGCCTTGTCAATAAGATGAGGATTCAAGGTATTTTCCGCAATCCACAAAATACGGCGTAGTATATCATCAGACTGCAAACACTCGGCCCAAAAATTGCATCCAGGTCCATAGAGACCTGTGGTGAGTATCCTAATGGAAACACACATTCAAGTTAGTTAGATAATTTAAAACAACTGATCAAAGCATGGATCTGCATTTGACGTTCAACAAATATGATTTCTCTTGCCTGCAAACTTCAGTTAGGCATTGAGTATCATCGAGAAACAGCTGCCCCACAAGTGTATTGACGAGTCCGGATGTAGACTCAATGTGTTTCAACAGACCTTCATGGCAAGCAAGGTTCCCAATAATCCCGAGAGATATTTCCTTGTAAGTCCAAACGAAAACATTACAATCATTtcaggaagagagagagagagaaaacagGAAGTGGGGTTTCTTACTCGAATGCGGTCAGATGTTGAAACTAGAAGGTTTGCGTGAAGCACTTGTAAAATGAGGTTCTGTACCTGCAAAGCCAAAGACAGAATAAGAAAATAAACCACAACTTGCAGGCTCGATAGATAGATCATTGTAGTACATTAAAAAAGGCACTACATGGAACCAATCTGTTCTCATGTCTATAGGGGAACTAGTGACTGCTTTCACCAATTCAACTCAAGAACAGTGATACTACTCAGCATTGCAATGTTGAGAGAAAAGAAACGAAAAAAGGCATTACTTCAAAGTGTAAACTATTACCATAAGCTCAGCATGGGTTTCATTGGCGGCAAGATCCCACAAAACGCAACCATGCTCTTCCCATGCCTCTTCCACTGATGAACTCGCCTTGTCCTTCTCCTCGGAAGTGGAATCTTTACGGTTACCTCCAATGTCCATGCTCTCTGGATCACCCTTAGAAGCAGCATCCACAAACCCATCTCCAGACCGAGCTTGAACCGCATTGTTGGCATTCATATGCCTTAACTCGGTGCTTTGATCACATTCTTCACTTCCCGAATCGATAGGAAGGAGTTTCCTTATCAGTGAGATTACATAGCTAGGATCAACTGTAGTATCAAGGTCGAACAACTGCCAGAAACATACAAAGGTCACAGCTTTCAATCCATTATTTACAAACAAAAAGTACGATGAAACTATCTTTTAGCTCAGTTTCTACAATTAAGCGCAAAGGGAGATATTATCGAGAGCAAAGAAAGAGTCACGGCGGAGCTTTACCTCACCAGGTGGAGGCGGGGGATGATGCGAGGGACAATCCatttctgtttcttcttctcttctttcatcAGAATGTTTCTCTTCAAGTTTACTTCTTTGCTTCACTTCATCGTCTTCCTCCAttgaagctctctctctctctctctctctctctctctctgtgttttGTTTCTCCTCTGCCCTTATTTCCATTCGAACATATCTTTTACCTAATTCGCAAAACAGTCCTTCTACTAATTCATGTTTCATTTTGTAACCTATATTAATCTATTCTACAAAATAACACTTGCCtaattttaagtgatttttttacatatttttgttctttttaaactaattataaCCACTTCATTtgtattttctaattatttcggcttcatttattatataatacaatatagaacttatttattttaagtgtttttattacatattttacattccatttttcagtttttctaattatttcattaattatatttaccatAATAATTCACCAACATTTATTCGAATtaaatttaaccaaaataatttcataaatttgAATGAAATTGAGTTATTCATGACAAGAATTCAACCGACCAGTTTGAGAATGGATCGTTTATTTTGTATCGAATTTTTGGGTTTTAACTTTGTTCGGATATTCTAAATCTTTGGACAGGATTCAGATTCAAATCCTTCTGGGTCCGAATAGATTTGCAGGAACctaaaatatccaaataacttatgtatttagaaatgttattaaacaatttataaaaagataaaaattaacatcCACGCGGACAAGTAGATCaagtctattttattttattttattttaaaggaCTTTTACCTTTTATACACATTTGCCATTAGTCAGGCTCCTATTAACTTAGAGAAAGGTGAGTTCATAAAATGtcatgatatataattttagtgTGCTTTTCATTGAACTCAGAGGACTTGTAAGCTATGCCATCATTGCCTATGATCTGCACCACACTATTTGGTAGCGTTATGAATCATCTCAATTGGTTCAAAAGCCAATGAGttttcaaaatcttttgttTTCAACAAGCGAAGGgaacaaaataataatcaataCAGTATCCAAATCCTTGATTCCCGAAGAAGAGATCAAAAGACAAATACAAAACTTTTTTTCACTAGGATTCTGTTTTCTTTAAGTGCGAAGATCACTACGAGCAGATTGACGACCTTCTCTTCCTGAGGTCTTCAACTCTGAGCCATCAATAGCTATATTCCCAACACCAACCTCCATAGCTTCCCTCTCATCCTTCTCCTTGCTTTTATTCTCATcccttgcttcttcttcttcttcttctttgaggCTTCGTGGACTCGACGATGCTTTCAACGATCTAGGGACAGGATTCATCCAAGGGTGCGTTAAGCACTGAGCAGCCGTAGGTCTCTTCTCAGGTGCGAACTCAAGAATGGGAGTGATGAAGTCTTGCAAAGCAACCGCATCGCATCTTCCTCGCTGAACTCATATTTCTCCATTAAAACCTTGCTCAGTGGCCAAAACCGTAACCTCCTAATGTGCCTTAGCTCACCCTGTCTGTTGAAGTAATCCCGTGAATACCGTCCTCCTAATGCAATCTGCATCAAAAAGTCCCATCATCAATGCCAAACTCGAAAACTATACTGATTGACAAGTTAAAACACTGTGTTTCTCAGAGCTTTACCTTTCGTGGCATCATCCCAAGAAGCTCCATCATCAACGCCAAGTGATCCTGAAACGAAACTCCATCAGTATTGAATCACAAACGAACTAAAAAGAGCAACTaagagacatatatatatatatacctcatcCCGCTCAAAGTTTTCACCACTGTGAGGATCAAATAGAACATCACCAGTGGCGAGCTCAAAGCAGATACACGCAAACGACCACATATCCGCCGAGGTTGAGTATTTTGAGCCGAGAATAACCTCAGGAGATCGGTACTGCCTTGTCTGAATATCACTTGTGAACTGTTTATAAGTCCAGCAAGCATTCCCAAAATCAACCAGCTTGCACTTCTTATCAACATCCGCAAGTAACTTCCGCCTCGTGGACCGACTTCCTCTCCGATTGCTGCCACTCTTTTGGCTGTCCTTTGCTCTTTCTGAACTCTCCGCAGTTGAGTTTCCGTTCGAAGCTCTCTCATTCTCCTATAAACCTTCCTCTCCACCGCATCCTTCAACCACTACCTTCTTAGCTTTCTTacggatcttcttcttcttctgattcttagTCATATCCGCACCGTACGTG encodes:
- the LOC106407259 gene encoding GDSL esterase/lipase At5g22810-like, producing the protein MMGFSKELVGFVFNLCVIIGSLMVLEVIGAVKAQLVPSMFIFGDSVVDVGNNNHIYTIVKANFPPYGRDFTTHTPTGRFCNGKLATDFTAENLGFTSYPQAYLSKKAKGRNLLIGANFASAASGYYDGTAKLYSAISLPQQLEHYKDYISRIQEIAASSNANATSIISDGIYVVSAGSSDFIQNYYINPLLYKVQSPDDFSDLLILSYSNFIQNLYSLGARRIGVTTLPPLGCLPAAITVAGPNEGGCSESLNNDAISFNTKLNATSQDLKRNLIGLNLVVFDIYQPLYDLATRQSDFGFAEARRACCGTGLLETSILCNPKSVGTCTNATEYVFWDGFHPTEAANKILSDNLLLSGISLIS
- the LOC106407258 gene encoding uncharacterized protein LOC106407258 produces the protein MEIRAEEKQNTERERERERERASMEEDDEVKQRSKLEEKHSDERREEETEMDCPSHHPPPPPGELFDLDTTVDPSYVISLIRKLLPIDSGSEECDQSTELRHMNANNAVQARSGDGFVDAASKGDPESMDIGGNRKDSTSEEKDKASSSVEEAWEEHGCVLWDLAANETHAELMVQNLILQVLHANLLVSTSDRIREISLGIIGNLACHEGLLKHIESTSGLVNTLVGQLFLDDTQCLTEVCRILTTGLYGPGCNFWAECLQSDDILRRILWIAENTLNPHLIDKSVGLLLAILEDQSEVGKLLIPPLMTLGLTSLLINLFSFEMSKLIKERVPERYSVLEMILRAVEALSASDTHSKEICSSKQLFHLVCDLMKLQAKAEVAACCVTAGVLVANILSETVSFIQEVSQDFSFLEGLFSTLPFASDDVEARRALWSVIARLLARVNESEIDASCMRRYILVFLRNSDIIEDDLLDIQLEEDPKEESLNSFPSQGKSSARRIAIQKIESMLNNWNIRKEESMNGDCSVNTADVKRLYDCCQRYIKSVEGS